Proteins from a genomic interval of Megalodesulfovibrio gigas DSM 1382 = ATCC 19364:
- a CDS encoding polysaccharide biosynthesis/export family protein: MQLIEVTQSVARRLLENQQRFLFSSIFTECPKGGQYIGPGDVVQVSVWETPPGALFSVVDSVSGVSSATPMLFPEQQVNNDGVISVPFAGRIPVSGLSLTQVEQEIYNRLNGKANEPQVMVRLVKNTSSTVTVVGEVSTSRVVPLTPKCERLLDVLAEAGGVKHPVGKLMLQLTRAGKVHSVPLEIVIKDQSENLIVEPGDVVTVLHRPNSFMVLGAAGSNDEVEFEATGITLTQALARAGGVNPNQADAKGVFLFRFEPLDALDWPEPPTVVTPENTVPVVFKMDLTDPATFFAAQSFPIKDKDVIFVSTAPSVQLAKFLNLIASVTSPALSSTSQVRTLTRSGSWD, translated from the coding sequence GTGCAGCTCATAGAAGTCACCCAAAGTGTTGCGCGACGGCTTCTGGAAAACCAACAGCGGTTCCTGTTCTCTTCCATCTTCACCGAATGCCCCAAGGGCGGCCAATACATTGGCCCTGGTGACGTGGTGCAGGTGTCTGTTTGGGAAACACCTCCCGGGGCGCTGTTCTCCGTGGTGGACAGCGTGAGCGGCGTCAGCTCGGCCACGCCCATGCTGTTCCCCGAACAGCAGGTCAACAACGACGGCGTCATTTCCGTGCCCTTTGCCGGCCGCATTCCGGTGTCCGGCTTGAGCCTCACGCAGGTGGAGCAGGAAATCTACAACCGGCTCAACGGCAAGGCCAACGAACCGCAAGTCATGGTCCGTCTGGTCAAGAACACGTCCTCCACGGTGACGGTGGTGGGCGAGGTGAGCACCAGCCGTGTGGTGCCCCTGACGCCCAAGTGCGAACGGCTGCTGGACGTGCTGGCCGAGGCCGGCGGCGTGAAGCACCCCGTGGGCAAGCTGATGCTCCAGCTGACCCGTGCCGGCAAGGTGCATTCCGTGCCGTTGGAAATCGTCATCAAGGATCAAAGCGAAAATCTCATCGTCGAACCGGGCGATGTGGTCACCGTGCTGCACCGGCCCAACAGCTTTATGGTGCTCGGCGCTGCCGGCAGCAACGATGAAGTGGAATTCGAGGCCACCGGCATCACCCTTACCCAGGCCCTGGCCAGAGCTGGCGGCGTGAATCCCAACCAGGCGGACGCCAAGGGCGTGTTCCTGTTCCGCTTCGAGCCGCTGGACGCCCTGGACTGGCCCGAACCCCCCACGGTGGTGACCCCGGAAAACACCGTGCCCGTGGTGTTCAAGATGGACCTGACGGACCCGGCCACCTTCTTTGCCGCGCAGTCCTTCCCCATCAAGGACAAGGACGTCATTTTTGTGTCCACCGCGCCTTCGGTCCAGCTTGCCAAGTTCCTCAATCTCATCGCCTCGGTGACGAGTCCGGCGCTCTCCTCCACCAGCCAGGTGCGAACCTTGACCCGCAGTGGATCCTGGGATTAA
- a CDS encoding glycosyltransferase family protein, with product MAVTAAYTRAVVVEKQANPSTEYFVLPALKAMGCRVERRGFDDLPPADSLAGALVVLVRYAPSGWVELLSRVRPQLGGLVFFMDDDVLDVSASRGVRLKYRWRLWKLAARRKGWLQRHRAGLWVSTPYLQQKYAAWNPTLTLPAALPPEVDDTTALRRIFYHGTASHAAEIRWLQGVILPLLDREPRLHFEITGSGEVVRRYARHPRVAVIHPMPWPAYLGFTALAGRHVGLAPQLPSAFNAARSHTKFFDITRSGAVGVYAADSACAAVVEHGQDGLLVPMDPAAWAEAIATLAFDDAGRARMLAHAQRKAEALSHG from the coding sequence ATGGCTGTAACCGCCGCATACACCCGGGCGGTGGTGGTGGAGAAGCAGGCCAACCCCTCCACGGAGTACTTTGTGCTGCCCGCCCTCAAGGCCATGGGCTGCCGCGTGGAGCGGCGCGGGTTCGACGATCTTCCCCCGGCCGACTCCCTGGCCGGCGCGCTGGTGGTGCTGGTGCGCTACGCGCCGTCCGGCTGGGTGGAGCTGCTCTCCCGGGTCCGGCCGCAGTTGGGCGGGCTGGTCTTCTTCATGGATGATGACGTGCTGGACGTGTCCGCCTCCCGCGGGGTGCGCCTCAAGTATCGCTGGCGGCTCTGGAAGCTGGCCGCCCGGCGCAAGGGCTGGCTGCAGCGCCACCGCGCCGGGCTGTGGGTCTCCACGCCGTACCTGCAGCAGAAATATGCCGCCTGGAATCCCACCCTGACCCTGCCCGCGGCCCTGCCGCCCGAGGTGGACGATACGACCGCCCTGCGCCGCATCTTCTACCACGGCACCGCCTCCCATGCCGCGGAAATCCGCTGGCTGCAGGGCGTGATCCTGCCCCTGCTGGACCGCGAACCCCGGCTACACTTCGAGATCACCGGTTCGGGCGAGGTGGTGCGCCGCTATGCGCGGCATCCCCGCGTGGCCGTCATCCATCCCATGCCCTGGCCGGCATACCTGGGCTTCACCGCCCTGGCCGGCCGGCATGTGGGCCTGGCCCCGCAGCTGCCGTCGGCCTTTAACGCCGCGCGGTCCCATACCAAGTTTTTCGATATCACCCGCAGCGGCGCCGTGGGCGTGTATGCCGCGGACAGCGCCTGCGCCGCCGTGGTGGAGCATGGTCAGGATGGCCTGCTCGTCCCCATGGACCCCGCCGCCTGGGCCGAGGCCATCGCCACCCTGGCCTTTGACGATGCCGGCCGCGCCCGCATGCTTGCACACGCCCAACGCAAGGCGGAGGCCCTTTCCCATGGCTGA
- a CDS encoding WcbI family polysaccharide biosynthesis putative acetyltransferase has translation MKKLVLSQTCQGTVLETLLMSSEAFRRDFTCTFIPNFEIRDGKASLASSAQLEAALHDCNILIYHDVHNYNFPALLARMPAGSMAVKIPYITSTIYWPTHDYLNPCWLAPRGSSALIPWPCKVLSGMITTLRHRDRCIDAYMNADLACHVDVDANTVDQVAYLRKAEAGSIFSVADYVAEHHASVQLFHLINHPTLPVFAEVANSILQYLGLPPLKSLPVDPFGNHQMPVHPSIIKHLKLTWCTENTRYLLLDKTLTFEEYVAFYVDTYIEKYQYEPYLVNIATRNYITAPFKKLKRLFSSKAKACR, from the coding sequence ATGAAAAAACTCGTACTCTCCCAAACCTGTCAGGGGACGGTGCTCGAAACGCTGCTCATGTCCTCCGAGGCCTTTCGGCGTGACTTCACCTGCACCTTCATCCCCAATTTCGAGATCCGGGACGGCAAGGCCTCCCTGGCCTCATCGGCACAGTTGGAAGCGGCCCTGCACGATTGCAACATCCTGATCTATCATGACGTGCACAATTACAACTTTCCCGCCTTGCTGGCGCGCATGCCTGCGGGCAGCATGGCGGTGAAGATACCGTATATCACATCCACCATTTACTGGCCCACACACGACTACCTGAACCCGTGCTGGTTGGCCCCCCGGGGTTCCTCGGCCCTGATTCCCTGGCCGTGCAAGGTGCTCAGCGGGATGATTACCACCTTGCGCCACCGCGACAGGTGCATTGATGCATACATGAACGCGGATCTGGCCTGTCATGTGGATGTCGATGCCAACACCGTCGATCAGGTGGCCTACCTGCGCAAAGCGGAAGCCGGCTCCATTTTTTCCGTGGCCGACTATGTTGCGGAGCACCACGCTTCCGTGCAATTGTTCCATCTGATCAATCACCCGACACTGCCTGTCTTTGCGGAGGTCGCCAACTCCATTTTGCAGTATCTGGGGCTGCCGCCGCTGAAGAGCCTTCCCGTGGACCCCTTCGGGAACCATCAGATGCCCGTGCATCCGTCCATCATCAAGCATCTGAAGCTCACGTGGTGCACGGAAAACACGCGGTATCTGTTGCTGGACAAGACCTTGACCTTTGAAGAGTATGTGGCGTTTTATGTTGATACATACATTGAAAAATACCAGTATGAGCCATACTTGGTCAACATTGCGACACGAAACTATATAACTGCGCCATTCAAGAAGTTGAAGCGGCTGTTCTCGTCCAAAGCGAAAGCCTGCCGCTGA
- a CDS encoding glycosyltransferase family 2 protein: protein MSPALLASPPLPVHVLPARQTVCTPGGCWCALGKRPLLELRLPNAPLPSGWVLLKGRLLRKSGSWAAYLHAELAGPEARPEAGFETTRCTVELSVTRKGTINEAVWLPPGVQRLLLEPMQGAGEFELGSFTLQPVGHLSRVQHMYLRVLDMYTRHPRPRRKRAGLHSRTVVFQLKDAYRIAGQLRTYSPAMSYSRWIKIYDTLSKKDQAAIRRDIRRMRRLPRFKIMLQESAATQDAWRTATRESLVRQLYPNHEFSSPAAPLRGDADTWFVFLPAGAVLAPHALYWLARAIADNRRLRLVYADHDLLDEDGRRFEYVFKPDWSPELLRSTNYIGHAAALRGDLLAGMQAVPTDAAGQPDMHGLLLRAGELVPRYAVGHVHAPLFHVPEAQLQQDWGRTEPAQVAAHLERLGVAATVEPVAHGSRTPRVHCRVRYALPADPPLVSIIVPTKDCLPVLRTCVQSVLEKTSYPRLELCIVDNNSEEPETLHYLEAMAQHPKVRVLRWQEPFNFSAINNDAARQSAGTVLCLLNNDTEVISPDWLDEMLSRLMQPGVGVVGAKLYYTDGRIQHAGDAVGPGGCADHFHSGLEGDAPGYCDRAILAQELSAVTAACLLTWKRIFERLGGFDAVNLPVAFNDVDYCLRVRDLGLQVQWTPYAELFHHESYSRGTDNITPERKAQSMREVEYMRKRWKQVLRHDPFYNPNLNYARPDFTLNIAPMVKKPWL, encoded by the coding sequence ATGAGTCCTGCTTTGCTTGCCAGTCCGCCCTTGCCGGTGCATGTGCTGCCTGCGCGTCAGACTGTCTGCACGCCCGGCGGGTGCTGGTGCGCCCTGGGAAAGCGGCCCCTGCTGGAGCTGCGCCTGCCCAACGCCCCCCTGCCCAGCGGCTGGGTGCTGCTCAAGGGGCGACTGTTGCGCAAAAGCGGCAGCTGGGCCGCCTATCTGCATGCCGAACTGGCCGGCCCCGAGGCCAGACCCGAGGCCGGATTCGAGACCACACGCTGCACCGTCGAACTGTCCGTCACCCGCAAGGGCACCATCAACGAAGCCGTGTGGCTGCCCCCGGGCGTGCAGCGGCTGTTGCTGGAGCCCATGCAGGGAGCAGGGGAATTCGAGCTGGGTAGCTTCACCCTGCAGCCCGTGGGACACCTGAGCCGCGTGCAGCACATGTATTTGCGCGTGCTGGACATGTACACCAGGCACCCGCGCCCCAGGCGCAAGCGGGCCGGGCTGCATTCCCGCACCGTGGTGTTTCAGCTCAAGGACGCCTATCGCATCGCCGGCCAGTTGCGCACGTACTCGCCGGCCATGAGCTACAGCCGTTGGATCAAAATCTACGACACCCTGTCGAAGAAAGATCAGGCGGCCATCCGCCGGGACATCCGCCGCATGCGCCGGTTGCCGCGCTTCAAGATCATGCTGCAGGAATCCGCCGCCACACAGGACGCCTGGCGCACGGCCACGCGGGAATCCCTGGTCCGGCAGTTGTATCCCAATCACGAGTTTTCCTCGCCGGCTGCGCCCCTGCGCGGCGATGCGGATACCTGGTTCGTCTTCCTGCCCGCCGGCGCCGTCCTCGCGCCGCATGCCCTGTATTGGCTGGCCCGGGCCATCGCGGACAACCGCCGGCTGCGGCTGGTGTATGCGGATCATGACCTTCTGGACGAGGACGGCAGGCGCTTCGAGTATGTCTTCAAGCCGGACTGGTCCCCGGAGCTGTTGCGTTCCACCAATTACATCGGCCATGCCGCGGCCCTGCGCGGGGATCTGCTGGCCGGCATGCAGGCCGTGCCCACCGATGCCGCCGGCCAGCCGGACATGCACGGCCTGCTGCTGCGGGCCGGGGAACTGGTGCCGCGCTATGCCGTGGGGCATGTGCATGCGCCCCTGTTCCACGTGCCGGAAGCGCAGCTGCAGCAGGACTGGGGACGCACCGAGCCCGCCCAGGTGGCCGCGCATCTGGAGCGCCTGGGGGTGGCCGCCACGGTGGAGCCCGTGGCTCACGGGTCCCGCACGCCCCGCGTGCATTGTCGCGTGCGCTATGCCCTGCCGGCGGACCCGCCGTTGGTGTCCATCATCGTGCCCACCAAGGACTGCCTGCCCGTGCTGCGCACCTGCGTGCAGAGCGTGCTGGAGAAAACCAGCTACCCGCGCCTCGAACTCTGCATTGTGGACAACAACAGCGAGGAGCCGGAGACCCTGCACTATCTGGAGGCCATGGCCCAGCATCCCAAGGTCCGGGTGCTGCGCTGGCAGGAGCCGTTCAACTTCTCGGCCATCAACAATGACGCCGCCCGCCAGAGCGCCGGCACGGTTCTGTGTCTGCTGAACAACGATACGGAAGTCATCTCGCCGGACTGGCTGGACGAGATGCTTTCCCGTCTGATGCAGCCCGGCGTGGGTGTGGTGGGGGCCAAGCTCTATTACACAGACGGCCGCATCCAGCATGCCGGCGACGCCGTTGGTCCCGGCGGCTGCGCCGATCATTTCCATTCCGGCCTGGAGGGCGATGCCCCCGGCTACTGCGATCGCGCCATCCTGGCCCAGGAGTTGTCCGCCGTCACCGCGGCCTGCCTGCTCACCTGGAAACGCATCTTTGAGCGGCTCGGCGGTTTCGACGCCGTCAACCTGCCCGTGGCCTTCAACGACGTGGATTATTGCCTGCGCGTGCGCGATCTCGGCCTGCAGGTGCAGTGGACGCCCTATGCCGAGCTGTTCCACCACGAATCCTACAGCCGCGGCACCGACAACATCACGCCGGAGCGAAAGGCGCAATCCATGCGCGAGGTGGAATACATGCGCAAACGCTGGAAGCAGGTCCTGCGGCATGATCCCTTCTACAATCCCAACCTGAACTACGCCCGGCCGGACTTTACCCTGAACATCGCGCCCATGGTGAAAAAACCATGGCTGTAA
- a CDS encoding bifunctional sulfate adenylyltransferase/adenylylsulfate kinase: protein MNTVSHRAQFNAETLLVHCRRMEQLKGNALHMPSALLEPDVLCHLELLLNRGYFPLQGFMGREDYDAVLDRMALADGTFWPMPVTVPVPAAVAKSLEKGAMLALRDQEGFMLAVLFVEDLWQPDLSREAMALHGTCDPAAHPEVAQLLQRQDCWYVGGRVEGLHLPQHFDFTTLRHTPAQLHRQFTEQGWKRVIGYQSCTPLHAMHREMLLAAALEADAKLLLCPTIHPARLADVEHFSLVRCHELFVRHLPKNLARINLIPLPMPHAGIRGALLQAMVLRNYGCSHVLWPANTPELPETAALRTLAGLPDQEQTGEALDARREVLDIVPMRATPRVYVQELGIFVQPEEVKPEMTAVAMDHAQVMLLLQQDAPVPEWASTPDVLEELRRAMPPRSRQGFTLFLTGLSGAGKSTLAKVLYVKLSELQDRPVTLLDGDVVRRNLSSELGFHKEHRDLNVRRIGFVASEITKNRGIAICAPIAPYAQPRADVRSLISCYGGFVEIFMATPLEVCEQRDRKSLYAKARAGIIKGVTGVDDPYEIPEHPELIIDTTEITPVEAAACVIDWLVNEGYLQR from the coding sequence ATGAACACGGTCAGCCACCGCGCCCAATTCAATGCAGAAACGCTCCTGGTGCATTGCCGCCGCATGGAACAACTGAAGGGCAACGCGCTGCACATGCCGTCTGCGCTGCTGGAGCCGGATGTCCTGTGTCACCTGGAATTGCTCCTCAACCGGGGTTACTTCCCGTTGCAGGGCTTCATGGGCAGGGAGGATTACGACGCCGTACTGGACCGCATGGCCCTTGCGGACGGCACCTTCTGGCCCATGCCAGTGACTGTGCCCGTGCCTGCTGCCGTGGCGAAGTCCCTTGAAAAGGGCGCCATGCTGGCGCTGCGGGACCAGGAAGGCTTCATGCTCGCCGTGCTGTTTGTGGAAGACCTCTGGCAGCCGGATCTGTCCCGCGAGGCCATGGCCCTGCATGGCACCTGCGATCCTGCGGCACATCCGGAGGTGGCGCAGCTGCTGCAACGTCAGGACTGCTGGTATGTGGGCGGCCGGGTGGAAGGCCTGCATCTGCCCCAGCATTTCGATTTTACCACCCTGCGGCATACGCCGGCTCAGCTGCACCGTCAGTTTACGGAACAGGGCTGGAAGCGCGTCATTGGCTATCAATCCTGCACGCCGTTGCACGCCATGCACCGGGAAATGCTTCTGGCCGCCGCCCTGGAGGCAGACGCCAAGCTGCTGCTGTGCCCGACCATCCATCCGGCCCGTCTTGCCGATGTGGAACATTTTTCGCTGGTCCGCTGCCATGAATTGTTTGTCCGCCACCTTCCCAAAAATCTGGCCAGGATCAATCTGATTCCCCTGCCCATGCCTCATGCAGGGATCAGGGGGGCGTTGCTGCAGGCCATGGTCCTGCGGAATTATGGCTGCAGCCATGTGCTGTGGCCGGCAAATACTCCGGAACTGCCAGAAACTGCAGCACTGCGGACGCTCGCAGGCCTGCCGGACCAGGAGCAGACGGGGGAGGCGCTGGACGCACGGCGCGAGGTGCTGGACATCGTGCCCATGCGTGCCACGCCGCGCGTCTACGTGCAGGAGCTGGGCATCTTTGTGCAGCCGGAAGAAGTGAAGCCGGAAATGACGGCCGTGGCCATGGATCATGCCCAGGTCATGCTGCTGCTGCAGCAGGATGCCCCGGTGCCGGAGTGGGCGAGCACCCCGGACGTACTGGAAGAACTGCGCCGGGCCATGCCGCCGCGGTCCCGGCAGGGGTTCACCCTGTTCCTGACCGGGCTTTCCGGCGCAGGCAAGTCCACCCTGGCCAAGGTGCTCTACGTCAAGTTGTCGGAACTCCAGGACCGGCCAGTCACGCTGCTGGATGGCGATGTCGTCCGCCGCAATCTTTCCAGCGAGCTCGGCTTCCACAAGGAACACCGGGATCTGAACGTGCGGCGCATCGGATTTGTGGCCAGCGAGATCACCAAAAATCGCGGCATCGCCATTTGCGCGCCCATCGCGCCGTATGCGCAACCGCGGGCCGATGTGCGGTCCCTGATCTCCTGCTATGGCGGATTCGTGGAAATCTTCATGGCCACCCCGCTGGAGGTGTGCGAGCAGCGTGACAGAAAAAGCCTGTACGCCAAGGCCCGCGCCGGAATCATCAAGGGCGTGACCGGGGTGGATGACCCCTACGAAATCCCGGAACATCCGGAGCTCATCATAGACACCACCGAGATTACGCCCGTGGAAGCCGCCGCGTGCGTCATCGACTGGCTTGTCAACGAAGGGTATTTGCAGCGCTGA
- a CDS encoding cytochrome c family protein: protein MEYPFLHWTAWGGGLLIALVATIHVFIAHFAVGGGLFIAIMETRVQRHGLVSHKDYLRHYAKFFLHLTMVVGGLTGVGIWFTISITAPGATSALIHGFVLGWATEWTFFLAEIVALLAYMRSFEGMRSTRRLILAWLYFVFAFGSLAVVQGLISLMLTPGEWLETRSFWDGFFNPTYFPGLLFRSAIAASIAGVFGLMTVQGFGKDVPDEGERKRLTRFCSLWTILPLPVIVAAGWWHIAVLSPEQQLLALGRSPEMAAGMRVFWWAGPAVLAGGALLTARLPRRAARAVAMVTLAASFLFLGSYEYMREAARRPYLITGYIYSNGILVADAEKLNETGILSQARWVKHKTVTPENRLEAGRELFFLQCASCHSQGGPMLDILPRSARYSTAGMEALLTGLGKVSTYMPPFFGTAAEKSALAAWLTVGLHKTPPPAAVDIVQTDEPVPAFAEDAEFMLTAAADHGVQMLFDSASIDFGHPAQGLTAQLLRRDASPSLVTEQVALTWRLEDRPEVGGPMTLDGRAFRAEGLPVSPYTSAKAFQPYPVALIQAHDEAGTLLAETKVVLPVSSEIGCWNCHGGAWSQGVAGLSEATAQDILRSHDRMNRTDLVRRSSRGERIACRSCHLDADAPGKTVPNLSAAMHGLHAVYLAGRGADACNMCHPTDPKGATRAFRDPHDDAGLDCTACHGSMEDNALGLIAREQAQGVTGLDRLAARIVPSRDDIPPRQPWINMPACQTCHTDLGDPEHAEAFGVWTADAGERFKARKDELDAVFCSGCHGAMHGVYPARNPYGDTRDNLQPLQYQQAARPLGAGGNCKACHTMDMDTPVHHPGMGLE from the coding sequence CGACAATTCACGTCTTCATTGCGCATTTCGCCGTGGGCGGCGGGTTGTTCATCGCCATTATGGAAACCAGGGTGCAGCGGCACGGGCTGGTGTCCCACAAGGACTATCTGCGCCACTACGCCAAATTTTTCCTGCATCTGACGATGGTGGTGGGCGGCCTGACCGGGGTGGGCATCTGGTTTACCATCTCCATCACCGCGCCGGGGGCCACCTCGGCCCTGATTCACGGCTTTGTGCTCGGCTGGGCCACGGAATGGACGTTCTTCCTGGCGGAAATCGTCGCGCTGCTGGCGTACATGCGATCCTTTGAGGGCATGCGCTCCACACGGCGGCTGATTCTGGCCTGGCTGTACTTTGTGTTTGCCTTCGGCTCGCTGGCCGTGGTGCAGGGCCTGATCTCCCTCATGCTCACCCCGGGCGAGTGGCTGGAGACCCGCAGCTTTTGGGACGGGTTCTTCAATCCCACCTACTTCCCCGGCCTGCTGTTCCGCAGCGCCATTGCGGCATCCATCGCGGGCGTGTTCGGCCTGATGACCGTGCAGGGATTCGGCAAGGACGTGCCCGACGAGGGCGAACGCAAACGCCTGACGCGGTTCTGCTCCTTGTGGACGATACTGCCCCTGCCCGTGATTGTGGCTGCGGGCTGGTGGCATATTGCGGTGCTGAGTCCGGAACAGCAGCTGCTGGCCCTGGGCCGTTCGCCGGAGATGGCGGCCGGGATGCGCGTGTTCTGGTGGGCCGGCCCGGCCGTGCTGGCCGGCGGTGCGCTGCTGACGGCCAGGCTGCCCCGCCGGGCCGCCCGGGCCGTGGCCATGGTCACGCTGGCGGCCTCGTTCCTGTTTCTCGGCTCGTATGAGTACATGCGCGAGGCGGCGCGGCGGCCGTATCTGATTACCGGCTATATCTACTCCAACGGCATCCTGGTGGCCGATGCCGAGAAGCTGAACGAAACCGGCATCCTCTCCCAGGCGCGTTGGGTGAAGCACAAGACCGTGACCCCGGAAAACCGTCTGGAAGCCGGCCGCGAGCTCTTTTTCCTGCAGTGCGCCAGTTGTCACAGCCAGGGCGGTCCCATGCTGGACATCCTGCCCCGTTCCGCCCGGTACAGCACGGCCGGCATGGAAGCCCTGCTGACGGGCCTGGGCAAGGTGAGCACGTACATGCCGCCCTTCTTTGGCACTGCGGCCGAAAAAAGCGCCCTGGCCGCCTGGCTGACCGTGGGACTGCACAAGACGCCGCCCCCGGCCGCCGTGGACATCGTCCAGACGGACGAGCCCGTGCCCGCCTTTGCCGAGGACGCAGAATTCATGCTCACCGCCGCGGCGGATCATGGCGTGCAGATGTTGTTCGATTCGGCGTCCATCGACTTCGGCCACCCGGCCCAGGGGCTGACCGCCCAGCTTCTCCGGCGCGACGCCTCGCCCTCCCTGGTGACGGAGCAGGTGGCGCTGACGTGGCGTCTGGAAGACCGTCCCGAGGTCGGCGGCCCCATGACCCTGGACGGCCGGGCCTTCCGCGCCGAGGGCCTGCCCGTCTCGCCCTACACGTCTGCCAAGGCATTCCAACCCTATCCGGTGGCCCTGATCCAGGCGCATGACGAGGCCGGGACCCTGCTGGCCGAAACCAAGGTGGTGTTGCCCGTCTCTTCGGAAATCGGCTGCTGGAACTGCCACGGCGGGGCCTGGTCCCAGGGGGTGGCCGGGCTTTCCGAGGCCACGGCCCAGGACATCCTGCGGAGTCACGACCGCATGAACCGTACGGATCTGGTCCGCCGCAGCAGCCGGGGCGAGCGCATTGCCTGCCGCTCCTGCCACCTGGATGCCGATGCCCCGGGCAAGACCGTCCCCAACCTGTCCGCGGCCATGCACGGCCTGCACGCCGTGTACCTCGCCGGCCGCGGGGCAGACGCCTGCAACATGTGCCACCCCACGGATCCCAAGGGCGCCACCCGCGCCTTCCGCGATCCGCACGACGATGCCGGCCTGGACTGCACCGCCTGTCACGGCAGCATGGAAGACAATGCCCTCGGCCTCATCGCCCGCGAGCAGGCCCAGGGCGTGACCGGGCTGGATCGGCTGGCGGCCCGGATTGTCCCCTCGCGGGACGACATCCCCCCACGGCAGCCCTGGATCAACATGCCGGCCTGCCAGACCTGTCATACGGATCTGGGCGACCCGGAACACGCCGAGGCCTTCGGCGTCTGGACCGCGGACGCTGGCGAACGCTTCAAGGCCCGCAAGGACGAGCTGGACGCCGTGTTCTGCTCCGGCTGCCACGGCGCAATGCATGGCGTGTACCCGGCCAGAAATCCCTACGGCGACACCCGCGACAACCTGCAGCCCCTGCAGTACCAGCAGGCCGCGCGGCCCCTGGGCGCTGGCGGGAACTGCAAGGCCTGCCACACCATGGACATGGACACCCCCGTGCACCATCCTGGCATGGGGCTGGAATGA